The Amycolatopsis nigrescens CSC17Ta-90 genomic interval GGGGTCATGCCTCGCGTCGCTGCCATCGACTGTGGAACGAACTCCATCCGGCTGCTCGTAGCCGAGCTGACCACCCGCCACGACGGCACGGTCGACCTGCGCGACCTGCACCGCGAGATGCGGATCGTCCGGCTCGGCCAGGGCGTGGACCCCAGCGGCCGGCTCGCCCCGGAAGCGCTGGAGCGCACCCGTGCCGCGCTGGTGGACTACGCGGTCGCCGCCCGCCGCAAGGGGGTGGAGCAGGTGCGCATGGTGGCCACTTCGGCCACCAGGGACGCGAGCAACCGGGACGAGTTCTTCTCGATGACCCGCGAGGTGCTCGGCACCGAGGCCGAGGTGATCACCGGCGACGAGGAGGCCAAGCTCGCCTTCACCGGCGCGGTCGGTGAGCAGGACCCGGACGACGGCCCGTTCCTGGTGGTGGACGTCGGCGGCGGTTCGACCGAGCTGGTGCTCGGCGACTGGGACGGCAGCCGGGCGCAGGTGAGCGCCGCCCGTTCGGTGGACATCGGCTGCGTGCGGATCACCGAGCGTGCGCTGAAGTCCGATCCCCCGACCGCCACCGAGATCGCCGCCGCCAGGGAACTGGCGGGAAGTGTGCTCGCCGAGGCGTTCGAAGCGGTGGACGTGTCGAAGGCGAGGACCTGGATCGGGGTTGCCGGCACCGTCACCACCCTGTCCGCGGTCGCGCAGGAGCTGTCCGAGTACGACTCGGAACGCACCCATCTGTCCCGGCTTTCGCGGGCCGACATCGACCGGCTGGCCGGTGACCTGCTTGGTTCAGACCACGCCGCCCGTGCGGCGAACCCGGTGATCCACCCCGGCCGGGTGGACGTGATCGGCGGCGGCGCGGTGATCGTCGAAGTGCTTGCCGCGCAATTGGCCCGGCGCGGTGGTCCGGCCGAACTCGTGGTCAGCGAACACGACATCCTGGACGGCATCGCGCTATCCCTCGGCGCGTCCGGATAAAGCACGATCGGGCGACGGTTTAGACCCTCGGTAAACGATCGGTAACATCAAGTGCAAATGGGTCCGATTGGGCTAGTTGTCTAGCGACGAAAGTGCCGCTTTTGTGGGATAACGGCCAGCATCGTGACCTTTTCGCAATGCGTTTCCCTGTGACCCGGGTAACTGGTCCGGCTAACGTGCGTCTCACCTTCCGGGAAGGCGTGGCCTGTGATGCCCGCGTACTGCCGGAGTCACACTGTTTGGGAGGCGTGGAGGGATTATGCGGAGACCACGATGGATGGCGGTATCGGTGCTGCCGGTGGCGCTCATGCTGGCCGTTGCCGGATGCGGCGGCGGTGGCACGGGTGACAACGCGGGGGCAGGCGAGACCGATCCGAACGCCACCGTCTCGGTCTACGGCACCGAGCCGCAGAACACCCTGCTGCCCGCGAACACCAACGAGCTCGGCGGCTCCAAGGCCGTCCAGCCGATGTTCGCGATGCTGGTCGAGTACGACTCCGCGACCGGGGCCCCGTCGAACCAGATGGCCGAGTCGATCACCACCAGCGACACCAAGGTCTACAACATCAAGCTCAAGAAGGGCTGGAAGTTCCACGACGGCACCGAGGTCAAGGCGAAGAACTTCGTCGACGCCTGGAACTGGGACGCCTATGCCCCCAACGGCCAGCTGAACTCGGACTTCTTCTCCCAGATCCAGGGTTACGACGAAGTGAACCCCGGTAAGGACAAAGAGCCGACCGCGGACAAAATGTCCGGGCTGAAGCTGCTCGGCGACTACGAGTTCGAGGTGACCCTGAAGGGCCCGTTCTCGGTCTTCCCGACCAAGATCGGCTACACCGCCTTCGCGCCGCTGCCGGACGCGTTCTTCGCCGACCCCAAGGCGTTCGCCGACCACCCCATCGGCAACGGCCCGCTGAAGTTCGTCTCGCGCACCCCTGGCACCGACATCAAGCTGACCCGGTTCGAGGAGTACCAGGGCGCCGACAAGGTCAAGTTCAAGGACCTGGAGATCCGGATCTACCAGAGCCAGGAGACCGCCTACCAGGACCTGCTCAGCGACCGGCTGGACTTCATGGAGGCGCTGCCGCCGGCCGCCACCGCGGGCGGGCGGTACAAGCAGGAGCTCGGCGAGAAGCTGGTCGAGGGCAACCTGCTCGGCATCAGCACCCTCGCGGTGCCGTACTACGTGCCGGGCTACAACAACATCGAGCTGCGCAAGGCGATCTCGATGGCAATCGACCGCCAGCAGATCGTGGACACCGTCATGAGCGGGACCTACCGGCCCGCCACCAGCTGGATCGGCCAGGGCATCGAGGGCTACCGTCCGGACGTCTGCGGCGAGGCCTGCGTCTACGACCCGGTCAAGGCCAAGGAGCACCTGGCCAAGTCGGGCTTCACCGGCAAGCTGACCATCGCGTCCAACGCCGACGGTGGCCGCAAGGAGCCGCTGGTGGCCGCGTGCAACAGCATCAAGAACGCGCTCGGCATCGAGTGCGACTTCGTGCCGGCGACCAGCTTCGGCCAGTACCGCGGGATCGTCACCTCCAGCCAGCTGACCGGCATGGGCCGTTCGGACTGGTCGGCGGACTACCCGTCGATCGAGAACTTCCTCAACCCGATCTACAAGACCGGGGCGGCCTCGAACGACTCCAAGTTCTCGAACGCGGCCGTGGACGCGAAGCTGGAGCAGGCGGACTCCACCGCGGACAAGGCGGCGGCGATCAAGCTCTACCAGGAGGCCGAGGACCTGGTGGCGAAGGAGATCCCGCAGATCCCGGTGTGGAACGAGAAGGGTGTCGGCGCCAAGTCGGCCAAGCTGAAGACGGCGAAGCTCGACTTCAGGCGGCTGGCCGACTACTCCTCGCTCGAGGTCGGGCGCTGAGTACGGGCCCGATCGTCGTTGACTGACGGGATCGGGGTTCCGCGCCGCGCGGAACCCCGATCCCGCCCACCACTAGGAGCCAATGCATGAGTCGCTATGTGCTGCGACGGCTGCTGCAGCTCGTTCCCGTTTTCTTCGGCACGACGTTCCTCATCTACGCCCTGGTCTGGGCGGTTCCCGGCGATCCGTTCGCCGGGAAATGCGGTCAGCGGGCTTGCCCGCAGGCCTTTGTGGACGCGATGACGGCCAAGTACAACCTGAACGACTCGCTCATCGTCCAGTACTTCAAATATCTCGGCGGGCTTTTCACCGGCGACTTCGGTGAGACCTTCAACGGGAACTCCATCGGCGAGATGATCGCCAACTCGTACCCGATCACCGTCCGGCTCGCGATCATCGCGGTGCTCATCGAGGCGGTCATCGGAATCGGCGCCGGCATTCTGACCGGCCTGCGCGGCAAGGGCTTTCTGGACAACCTGGTGCTGGTCGCCACCACCTTCCTGATCTCCCTGCCGGTGTTCGTCACCGGCATCGTGCTGCAGATCGTGCTCGGCAAGGAGTGGGGTCTGATCAATCCCAGCGTCTCGTCGGAGGCCACCTGGGGTGAGCTGATAGTCCCCGGGTTCGTGCTCGGCAGCCTGTCCATGGCCTATGTGGCCAGGCTGACCCGGAGCAGCATCGCGGAGAACCGGCGTGCCGACTTCGTCCGCACCGCGATCGCGAAGGGGCAGCCGTCCAGACGCGTGGTCGGGGTGCACCTGCTGCGCAACTCGGTGATCCCGGTGATCACCTTCATCGGCATCGACCTCGGTGCGCTGATGGGCGGCGCCATCGTCACCGAAGGCGTGTTCAACATCAACGGCATCGGCGGGCTGATCTTCCGGGGGATCCAGGACAAGGACGGCATCATGGTCACCGGCATCGTGGTGCTGCTGGTGCTGGTCTACCTGCTGATGAGCCTCATCGTCGACCTCCTCTACGCCGTACTCGACCCGAGGATCCGCTATGACTGACCCCAGCGCCGCCGCGAGCGGCTCGGCACTGGAATCGGGCGCCGGGCGTGAGGTCAGCGATCTCAGCCATGCCGACGACACCGGCCGCGGGCCGGAGAAGCCCCGCAGCCTGTGGGCGGACGCGTGGCGCCAGCTCCGCCGCAAGCCCGCCTTCATCATCTCCGGCGTGATCATCCTGATCGTGGTGGTGATGGCGCTGGCGCCGGGCCTGTTCACCTCCCGGCCCGGTGACTTCAACGATCTGGTCCATGCCTACGAAGGCCCGTCCGGTGACGCCTGGTTCGGCTACGACAACCAGGGCTACGACGTGTGGGCCAGGGCGATCCACGGTGCGCGCGCGTCGCTGCTGATCGGGCTGTTCGCCACCGTGCTGACCGTGCTGATCGGCTCGTTCATCGGCATCATCGCCGGCTACTACGGCCGGATCGTGGACAGCCTGCTGTCCCGGTTCGGCGACATTTTCGCCGGTCTGCCGTTCGTGCTCGGCGCGATCGTCATCCTGACCACCTTCAACGCGCCGGGCAGCAACCCCGGTGCGGCCGCGATCGTGACCCAGGTGGTCGCGTCGATCGCGGTGCTGTCCTGGCCGGTGGCGATGCGGATCATGCGGTCCGCGACGCTGGTGGCCAAGCAGCTGGACTACGTGAAGGCGGCGCGCGGGCTCGGCGCGAGTACGCCGAGGATCATCTTCCGGCACCTGCTGCCGAACACCCTCGCCCCGGTGCTGGTGTACGCCACCATCGCACTGGGCGCGTTCATCGGCGCCGAGGCCACCCTGGCCTATCTCGGTGTCGGGGTGCGGCCGCCGGTGGTCTCCTGGGGCGTCATGATCAGTGACGCCAGGGACTACTTCCGGACGGCGCCGCACATCCTGTTGTTCCCGGCCGGTTTCGTGACGATCACCGTGCTCGCCTTCGTGATGCTCGGCGACGCGGTACGCGATGCCCTCGACCCCAAGGGCAGGTGAGGAATGTCCACTGTGGATAGTGATCCGCGGAATCTGCTGGAGATCGAAAACCTGCACGTGGAGTTCCGGACCTCGGAAGGGGTGGCCAACGTGCTCAACGGCGTCGGCTACCACGTGCGCAGCGGCGAGACGCTGGCCGTGCTCGGCGAGTCGGGTTCCGGCAAGAGCGTGACCGCGCAGACCATCATGGGCATCCTGGACTCGCCGCCGGCGGTGGTCACCGAAGGGGCGATCCGCTTCAACGGTGAGGAACTGCTCAACGCTACCCCGGACCGGCGGATGGAACTGCGCGGTGAAGGCCTCGCGATGATCTTCCAGGACGCGCTGTCCGCGCTGAACCCGGTGTTCACCGTGGGCTTCCAGATCGAGGAGCAGCTGCGCGTCCGCCGTGGTATGTCCAGAAAGGACGCCCGGCGGCGGGCCGTGGAGCTGCTCGACCTGGTGCGCATCCCGAACGCGGCGAGGCGGATCAGGGAGTACCCGCACCAGTTCTCCGGCGGGATGC includes:
- a CDS encoding ABC transporter ATP-binding protein — encoded protein: MSTVDSDPRNLLEIENLHVEFRTSEGVANVLNGVGYHVRSGETLAVLGESGSGKSVTAQTIMGILDSPPAVVTEGAIRFNGEELLNATPDRRMELRGEGLAMIFQDALSALNPVFTVGFQIEEQLRVRRGMSRKDARRRAVELLDLVRIPNAARRIREYPHQFSGGMRQRAMIAMSLALDPELLIADEPTTALDVTVQAQIMDLLKEIQVERQMGLILITHDLAVVAEVADRIAVMYAGRIVEQADVNELFRAPGHPYTAALMNSLPRLDLKGQTLETITGLPPSLLAIPSGCPFHPRCPRAEDRCVTERPSSHGIGLGRVSACHFAEDVVAR
- a CDS encoding ABC transporter substrate-binding protein, which gives rise to MAVSVLPVALMLAVAGCGGGGTGDNAGAGETDPNATVSVYGTEPQNTLLPANTNELGGSKAVQPMFAMLVEYDSATGAPSNQMAESITTSDTKVYNIKLKKGWKFHDGTEVKAKNFVDAWNWDAYAPNGQLNSDFFSQIQGYDEVNPGKDKEPTADKMSGLKLLGDYEFEVTLKGPFSVFPTKIGYTAFAPLPDAFFADPKAFADHPIGNGPLKFVSRTPGTDIKLTRFEEYQGADKVKFKDLEIRIYQSQETAYQDLLSDRLDFMEALPPAATAGGRYKQELGEKLVEGNLLGISTLAVPYYVPGYNNIELRKAISMAIDRQQIVDTVMSGTYRPATSWIGQGIEGYRPDVCGEACVYDPVKAKEHLAKSGFTGKLTIASNADGGRKEPLVAACNSIKNALGIECDFVPATSFGQYRGIVTSSQLTGMGRSDWSADYPSIENFLNPIYKTGAASNDSKFSNAAVDAKLEQADSTADKAAAIKLYQEAEDLVAKEIPQIPVWNEKGVGAKSAKLKTAKLDFRRLADYSSLEVGR
- a CDS encoding Ppx/GppA phosphatase family protein gives rise to the protein MPRVAAIDCGTNSIRLLVAELTTRHDGTVDLRDLHREMRIVRLGQGVDPSGRLAPEALERTRAALVDYAVAARRKGVEQVRMVATSATRDASNRDEFFSMTREVLGTEAEVITGDEEAKLAFTGAVGEQDPDDGPFLVVDVGGGSTELVLGDWDGSRAQVSAARSVDIGCVRITERALKSDPPTATEIAAARELAGSVLAEAFEAVDVSKARTWIGVAGTVTTLSAVAQELSEYDSERTHLSRLSRADIDRLAGDLLGSDHAARAANPVIHPGRVDVIGGGAVIVEVLAAQLARRGGPAELVVSEHDILDGIALSLGASG
- a CDS encoding ABC transporter permease, yielding MSRYVLRRLLQLVPVFFGTTFLIYALVWAVPGDPFAGKCGQRACPQAFVDAMTAKYNLNDSLIVQYFKYLGGLFTGDFGETFNGNSIGEMIANSYPITVRLAIIAVLIEAVIGIGAGILTGLRGKGFLDNLVLVATTFLISLPVFVTGIVLQIVLGKEWGLINPSVSSEATWGELIVPGFVLGSLSMAYVARLTRSSIAENRRADFVRTAIAKGQPSRRVVGVHLLRNSVIPVITFIGIDLGALMGGAIVTEGVFNINGIGGLIFRGIQDKDGIMVTGIVVLLVLVYLLMSLIVDLLYAVLDPRIRYD
- a CDS encoding ABC transporter permease, translated to MTDPSAAASGSALESGAGREVSDLSHADDTGRGPEKPRSLWADAWRQLRRKPAFIISGVIILIVVVMALAPGLFTSRPGDFNDLVHAYEGPSGDAWFGYDNQGYDVWARAIHGARASLLIGLFATVLTVLIGSFIGIIAGYYGRIVDSLLSRFGDIFAGLPFVLGAIVILTTFNAPGSNPGAAAIVTQVVASIAVLSWPVAMRIMRSATLVAKQLDYVKAARGLGASTPRIIFRHLLPNTLAPVLVYATIALGAFIGAEATLAYLGVGVRPPVVSWGVMISDARDYFRTAPHILLFPAGFVTITVLAFVMLGDAVRDALDPKGR